The window CTTATACCGTCACGACGGTGACCGAACATCAGAAGCGCATACGAATTTCGGTTTCACTGACAGAAGTGACAGCGATCCCAAACGCCAGCTCGTGCTCTCCTTGTTGATTCCTTTCTCTTGTATCGAAGCCAGACGTCATCGTGTTTGGTCACGTGCCTTCATTCATGAAGGATCTTCTTTcctcacaagaaaaaaaacatttaaattaaaaatgtaccATTAGTTACACTGAGGGTGCTGATACTAATTAGGTGGAGAACTGGAGCATAAAGAAATCACAAcgtgtgttttctatttttaataaCGAAAGGTTTTGTCTGCATCATATAGGAGTTAGAACTTTGGAGAAAATataagttttaaaatgaatacaaGTTGAACTGTAATAGCATGGTGGTACAGAGTTCAGCTACCATCACAaagaactaaaataaaataggaATTCATATCAACCACAGATATTTTAAACACTATTCAGTAGGCTATgccaatgaaataaaaacaacccatACTGGTCTGAGAacaaacattcagtgttttaaatcaCAGTAACAGAAtgatattatcattattaatatgaatattattataaatattcatAGTATTAGTCGTGGTAAAACATACCACTAAATGAGAAGTGAGAGCataggaaagagagaggaaaccacttataaatataaaacactgacacaatgaaaagacattttattacaaaatgaaaGTATTGCTTCTATAGTCCTCACAGTATCATCCCAaatctattttatttatctatttctATGAGGTAAATTTATCGGGTCAGCTTATGTTTCAACAATTAGTTAGCCATTAGTGGTTCATTTAAAGCATACTGCATTTTCACTGATGTGACAGGGATCATTAAAATGTACTGCTTTCAAGGGTAACAAATAAATGATCACTTCTTCTTGCTCCTCGTGTTACTGCTGTTGAACATACTGATCCCACGAGGTCTCACTCCAACAGCTTCTGCAGTTACTCCTGGCTGCTGCAACACTTTGTCCAGAGTTGTCTTCTTTATGGCAGCTGGGGAGATTTTCTCCTGGTCAGCCAAAAACTGAAGCTCCCTTGCCAGAGAAGGGCAGTACAGAGACAGTTATTTAGTGCATTTATATAATACAGTATAGTCATGATAATCTCATAttgaggaaaacagaaacaaatcaagGACAAAATTATTTGCATACAGCGCCACCTACTGCCTGAATTCcacatttcaaaagaaatatCACCATCTGGCCATTTGTCAGTTAactgaaaagcatttttttgtacaTGCCTATGACAGGAAATGTGATTCGTTAGTTTGTTTGTCTCACACTTTTCTTATCAACTTACCTAGTCCGAACACAGGAAGCCTCTACGGCATTAATCAGGAGGCTACGGAAGCCGCCACTCTCCATGACATGCAGGGCGTGGATGGTGGCGCCCCCTGGTGAACACACATTGTCCTTGAGCTGCCCGGGGTGTTGCTCTGAGTCTAACAGCATTCGAGCAGCCccctttaaagaaacaaaaaggaaaacccACATTAGACTTATATGGTACTGATTCTGTCAAATCACTCTGTGTCTTGAACCAAGCAAAACAGGCTGCAGGTGGCCCAGACAAACCAGTGTCTGGATGTAAAGATTTTACAGGaacagtgtacacacacacacacacaaaaaaaaatctgacacagTGAAGCTTGAAAACTTTCGTTAAAACCACACAAACCAACACGAGTGAAACAGGAATCAGAACAACATCAGAGGAAGCACACATGCTGCATGTAGCACATTCATTTGTTAAAACGACGAAAGCAATACCAGCAGGGCTTGGGCTCCGAGGCGTACAGCCAGTCTCCTGGGAAGGCCCATTTTCACTCCACCATCAGCAAGAGCATCTACAGCTGTAAATGCCTGCAAGGACACAATCACAATTGTTAGGATGAAGAGGAAATCATCCAAAAGACAGTTTTTTCACAGTTGTTTCAGGTATAGCAAAAACTGCCAGCAACACCCAAAAGACTCACATAAGCAGGGCCACTGCCGCTGAGGCCCGTGACAGCATCGATCAGGTCCTCTTCCACCTCGGTGCAGTACCCTACACTGGCCATGAGCTGCTCCAGCAGTTGTCCATCCTCCACTTCAGCATGGGTGCCTGTGGCGTACACAGTGGCCCCCTCACGTACCACCACTGGAGTGTTGGTCATGCAGCGCATTACCTTTGGAGCATTGCGATACTGGTTCAGCTTCTGCAGGGAAAGACAGTCAGGCAAACAGACAATCATTCATAGCTTTAAACATTAATAAAGCTAACATGGACTGgagtttttatttgtatttgtctgctacgtgacatatttttttaaaagaacaaattttaattctattaaaaatggaaatgaatgtgcGTGTCAACTCCGGGAAGCTAGCCAATGTCACGTTACAATACCTGACTGTTTAGCCCAAGGATTTGCTGAGAACTAAGCAAATACAACTAGAACCTTATGTTCAAgcaaaaaatgaatcaatttttttttcaagtaacTTAGCTTTTCCTGCAGATGAGTTAACATCATTCCTGTGTTCATCTCAGACAACAGATCAACTTTATGTTCCTAAGGTCTTACACAATATATTGTAAGTACGgagtaaaaatcaaaatgtcgTATGACTATGACTTGCCTTTTCTATAGAGCTGATGGTAACACCTGCAGCACAGGACACGATGAGGTGACGATCTTCAATGTCTGGTCCGATCTCATCCAGTACGAAAGGAATGATGTGTGGCTTCACAGCCAGGAAGAGAACATCGCTTTTGCTCACTGTCTCTTTGTTGCTGGTGGTGAAATTGACACCCAATCTCTGAAAAAAGAGATATTTTTTAGTACCGCACTGGGCTGATGTATACATTAAAACCCATTAGGCTACATGATGCAAGCAAAGCAATGTTAAATACCTACAAAGCATATTTCTAATTACACAAAACCGCTGATGGAATGAAAGATTTATATTCCTAATTATCTACCCACCCGCAGTCCCTGCACAGTGGGGAGATCTGTGTCTGGGGAGCTGGCTGTGATTCTGTGGGTGGCAATGACGccttaaaatgagaaaatgtccAGAAATAAATTCAGTGTCTGATTGCAATCAACATGCATCAAGAACACAAGTCACATCTGAATTACACATACATGGTaagagtgtggaaaaaaaaacccactcaCCTGCAGCTGTGAAGCCTCTCACCAACGCGTGGGCCAGCTGCCCTGCTCCTATGAAACCCACACTCATTCTACCTGTGTGTACACAGAGGTGAAAACTTTAACGTTCGCTGGAAATAGTTAGTTTTATCTACAAAATAAGACAGACGTTTAAAGTCTGACAACGAGTGTGCGCCTTGAAGCCTCGTCACATTCTGGAGATGTTGTGGTCCTAACTCTTACTTCCTTATAAAGCGAAGCAGACATTTTGGGACATATGCTAGCCGCAGTTATATTTTTCTGAGTGGAAATAAAATCGCAGAACAAAGAGAAACTTACGAACAAACTGTAGAGCTTCTTAGCAGAGAAGTCACTTAACAGAAACATTGAAATTTACAACACTGTCAACGTGGCCCAGCTGCTCCGCGCTGCACCGTACCTGTGGAGGGGAATTTGACAAGCGATTGAGCCAATGAGCTCGCGTGCTCCGACAGCGCGTAACACAATCGGCCAATCAGTGCAACTATCGCGATGTGAACAACTTTTGGGGCGGGTTCTTGAACGCATCTCTGGGCGGGTTCTGTAAATCCGGAAAGCCGGTTGCATCAGGTTTTGCCGTGGGGCAGAAACGTTCCTGGCACTATACTATCATCTGCTGGCGAAAAGCTCGAAAGGCATGGAGACAGATGTTATCCTGACCCAGAAAGCCAAGCTGTAACCTAGTTGACAGCacaaagttttttttgtcttcagcgtttccactgagaaagaacatttcatatttatctCTTTCACTTTTGTTAACTGATAGACATTGATAAGTAGGTTAGGAGTAatttcagctgctgaatgtATCACAAGGTATATGGTAGTAAAGCTCAAGGCATGGAATAGAAGAGTGACAAAGCCTATAATGAAGCAGATAAATTACcctgttaaaatatttaaaaatgtaaaagcaaaaatttaCTGTTGTGATGCAAATGTACTCGTCTTCAATTGTCGTCATTACTGTAGCAGTTTCAGCCTCTACTTTTACTAACAGatgaagatgagatgagatcaAGGATGAGATGTGTGATTCCACCTTATAGACGTAGTCTTTTGCCTTACGAAAGTGGACAGTAAAGGTTGACATATCAGCTAAGACCTACTTCATACAAAGCAAAGGACACAAAAATTGAAAAGACCAACAAACATACTCCTTGATATTTTATTACACATGGAATATGTCAGAAACATAGCAAATGCTTATCCCAAATAATCAATTTAATACTGTTAACAAAAGTTTGCCTTCACAAAATTCATCAGACACATTTAACATTCAGTGAATATCAGGAAAAGTAATCGTAATGTCATTTGGCATTGCATAGACAAGGACAAGAATACAAACTGGAAACAGCAAAATGGCTTGAAAGCCATAAACAAACACTATGTTCAGTGCATACTGTCGACTTAATGTATGCCATACATCTCTATGAgatattttcatctgtttagcgtttaatactttttaatacatacattaatacttaaatacttaatacttaaataaattGCTCTCGAAACCTTAATCCATACTCCCATAACTCCATCATGTGTGCAACCACCACAGGAATTTGGCAGAGGGATGCATTTGGTGTTTCCCAGGGTCCTCTGTGGACAGAAATGCAGAATCTGCACTTCTGTGCACCTGGCAGGCTCTCCCCGGGGGGTGACTGCAGAACTGGAGAAAGGCCTTTATGTTTGTAACATGGGGTAACACTGTCAGTTTTGCTGCCCACTATTACAGAAAAATGCTGATcataaaaaatatcacacatgcatacaacaTCATGAATCTATGAATCCAAGGTAATAAGCCCCTCACTGAGACAGGGCCATGGAGAGCAATGTGGATGTGGCCTcaaattttctttatttgtctctgAAGAGGGAGAGTTTTATTAGACAGCAGAGCTGGAGACAAAGCGAATCCTCTGGGAGTAAACTAGATCAACAAAATATAGGATCAGGTTGACATTGGTGAACACTGCCACCACCAGCTTGCTGTCCCAGGGACATTCTCCACGTGGGCAGTCCTCAGGACGTGTAGTGGTGCCATACTTCTTGTCAAAGCTGAAGATGGGCCAGATCAGTGCTGCACTGAGATAGAGGATGACAGCAAAGAAGGTGTAGACAACCACAAATCGGTCAAAGGGGAACCGCAGGGCCGAGGTCCTCCCAGAAACTGTCATTATGACCACGATTACAGTGACAGAGAAGCACAGGCTGTACACCACCACACAGTACTGGGTGGCAATGTAGAGGTTGTACTCGCTGTCATTGGCCAGGGCCCCGAAAATTATGCAGGCCACAAAACCCTGGACCACCTTGAGTAGGCCGGACACCGTGGCCATGTAACCCACCACAGCACCTGGCTTGGCCCGAGTCAGGAACACCTCAGCACCGTAGGGGAAGCAGCAGACACTGGAGCAGACAGTGACAGCAATTCGGTACATTTGGACTTCACAACCCTCATCGGGGCACTCTGACTGAAGGAAGTAAACCGGGTAGACCACAGAGGCAGTGATGTACATGAGTGTTGCCAGCATAGCAAAGGCCACAGTGAAGTTGTCCCACGATAtgggcatgcatgtgtgtagtCGCGTAATGTCCAAGGTGAACACAACTAGCGTGACAGCAAAGCAGAAGcaccacacaaacatgcagaaggTTCCATAGGTAGCACTGTAGCCTGCACTGTGGGACACAAGGGCCATTATGGTGCACCCAAGTAGCAGCTGGCACATTCTTGCTGCACCTAAAGGTGACAAGACAGCTTCTTTGTTGAGGTAGTGTTCTCCACGAGGATccatggtttgtttttttttggtgtccCCCCCTCCCCgaagcagctgtttttcttgGTGAGATTCCTGATGTCCTGTTTCCAGCCTTGATGTCCTTGTGGCCTACCGTTCTTTCGTCACAGACCTCACCCTTTCTTTGGTTGCCTTTTATAGATGGTCCTTAATTACAAATGTCTGTAATTTTTCCCTGAGCTTGCTTTGTAATTATAGTGGTGTATATAAGACCAAGTTACATTTAGACATTGGTAGAACTTTGCGCATTAGCTTGTAATCATAAAagattattttgaaataagatgtctttttgatatttgtttttaaagcgaTGTCTCTACTTGTCTGCACAAGTCTGTAAACTATGAATACAGAGACTACTCTCGGTAAATCATACAACACTGGGATCACTCCTTTTACTGTGGCTTTAAAATGGCTTTAGAGAGAAATTTAATCCTGGTCTTACTCTGAGCTGTAGTGTATGTCCTCCAAAATCTTGATTTTTCCTTGCTTTCCTTGCTTGTCTTCAAATGCCAAGTCGTCCAGTGAATCAGAAGTTCAAAGCGGAGTAACGTCCTCAACAAGTCATATCCAGGAGATTTATCTTTCAACAATAGCCCTCAGTGCCAAACAGGTGGACTAATTTGCTGTCCTGTCAGTCAAGTTCCATTACTCAGTGACAGGGTCCTATTGATTTCTTCACTGTAGGCCCTTAAGTGACACTCAAAATCATTCAAACTGTTGgttctgtctcttgctctttgtcttgctgtttctgtctcctgGTGCCTCTTGGATTTggtctcccactctctctctctctctctctctcgtctctctctctcacacacactcacacacacacatacacaaacacactgtgtgcaCTCGGTAGATTGCAAGGGGTGGCTGTTTAAATGAAAGTTTGTGCCGAGCCCAGGGTTACAGGCCTCACCAGTTCTATAAATAGGGGGTCTATATTCAACAGAGGGGTGGTAGGCTACATGTGGCAGGGAGTATGGGAGTCGTATTTCTATGGAGCACCCAGGGAGGCTGAGTCAGAGCGCCCTCAGAAAGAAACTGGCATTTATCCGCAGTGTAATGACAGGGAGGGAGGCTAAGACTCACATTAGAGGCAGAAATTACATACAGGTCCAGAGGGATGATTATGCATCAGTGATGACAGATTCAAGTGATGCATGTCAGGGGGAAGTGGAAATGGATTAGTAGTTACTGAAAATACTTTAACCTGTGATATTAGTGTTTTCTGATTTACAGTGTGCAAGGTGATTCTTAGAGAAAAACCACCACCTAAAATAGCGTTTGAAGCCCATCATGTTACCAAGTTGAATACTGCACCTCAGATGTTTTTGAACCATATAATCCATATAGTCCatataatgtgatgtttttgttcactcCCATGCAATGAATCTTTGGAAATAACctattgtgaaaaaaaaagatatgaataagaaatgtttcagtttctcagttttttAGTCCTGATTACTCTTACTAAGTACATTACTCTCATCTGGCCACTGCAAACGACATATTTGTCTTGTAAATATGGTTGCAGTAAGTATAAAATATAGGCTGGAGCCACACAAAAGCTGTTATATTGCCttaagtgatgtcacttgagtcagtgtTGGCTGGGGATAAAGAACAAGCTTGTAAATAAACATCTAGTGGTGTGGAGTGAGAAAGAGCTTACCAAGTCTCTCTAGCTCACTCCTCATCTCCGCTTGAAGCTAGCACCTCGAGGCTAGCAGGTATTAGCCTTACCCACATGACTCTCAGATTGAGCTGTTTGAGGTGGAGATacattgtgggtaatgtagacACCAGGAATAAATGTACAAATCCAAATCTGTCTAATAACAATTAATTTCTCTAATTCTGATTTTATCCTTTCTTCGCAGTCTGTCAATATTACAGGAGTGCAACTTTAAATGAATGATATGCTCTTTTAACACTCCAGTTCACCATTAGATCATTAAACACTACTGTTTTCTGTTCAAATACGCAAAAATGTAAAGCTAGGAGTGCTGCTGGAGTTTATGGAggattttatgttgtcttttttttaaccagtaGGTGGATGTGTAAAGTATTTGATGCAAGCCTGTAGGTTGATTAATGTCAGATTGAACCAATCCGTGTCTTATATAGTGAGATAGTTTGAtgatatgaaaatgtattatgAATATAGTTTGATTATTTTAAGTTTGAAACTATGGGTTCAAAGTTTTTCCAAGGTTTTCCTATTAGGTCATAAGGTCATAAGCACATGTGTTGACATTTCAcaaaagctgttaaaatatGCACATAGCTTTTTTACTATTACAACTATGAatgacagtaaaaataacaataacaagaCTGTACAGCATTATTTACCTTGTAGTATATGtaatgtgtcttttcttttcggTCTGATACAAAGACATGCAttcaacacaaagagaaaaaacagcaatgtatttacaatttacaaaGAATCACTTCTCTGTGAAAATAGCACTTATAAATATGAtttacataacaaaataaatatgtaaattacCAATGCagctttagttttgtttttgttttgtttttttttttctgttaaaaaatatgttaCAGAATAAAATTACAATTAGTAATACCTTTGCTTCTCTGGTGTGATGTGAAATAGAGGTCctttaaaaacatcatttatAAAGACATCATTACATACAGCATTGTCATTATATTAAAAAGTGATCTCTATTATGAAATATaagaagggagttacaatagtGAACACTTACAAGAACctatacaaaaaaatacaatacacaatCTCCCTTTAAATGTTAATTGCATTGATCTGAGGATTGCTGAACTACTGAGGTTGTTTTACGGGTACTCTAAGGTCGGCTTTCAACAGTGAGAAAGAGGTATACACTATGTAATGGCACTGTGGTGGATGTATGAGCACTGATAGCCTCTAAGGTGTTTCCAGGTTGACTTTAGCACCACAAATTAGGTTCAAGCAATGACTAAACCGCGCATCTTCTTCTCAGTTGTCAAAGCTGAAAATATGCCCGCTTATATTTGCAACAGGGATGTATAAAGTATGTCTTTTAATTACTTTTGACTAATTTTCATTAGCAAAGACTAACATCTGAGATTTGTCtgtttgcagctttaatttcaGTAGCCCGACTATTTAAAGAGTTAATCCATCCTAGTTTTATACCACATGTTGGTTGAAGAAGTATTGGGGTAaactgtctccctctctctgttgtctgtgtTATTACGTTTCCTTCCTGATCCAGTGCTTTTCTCACTTTATTATTTCCCTGTTTCTACCTTGACATTCTTGTGTGATGAGATGTTGTTAAAACCCAACTGCGAAACAGTTTGAGCAAGATGATATTTGCACATACTCTATAGTGACTACTTAACAAAGACAGCATCCTTATGTCATTGTGGCACTTTTCTTTAAACAATGACTAAATAAAATCTATATGGAaggatgaaaaatatatatacttatataaaAAACATCAATGAGCATCCTTAAAACTGGATTACATtcgtgattttttttcttttacaaagcAAAAGATAATTTAAATGGAGAGTAGCAGAGAGTTATGCCTTGTCTTGGTGGTGTTTTGCCCCCGTATTGTCACCAGTTGTGAGGAATTGCGGGACAAATTCAAGGCCCTTTGTTTGACTGAGGCTTGGACTTAAGTAAACAGGAGGTCAGAGGGGAAGTGACTATAGGGAGAATGGGTTGTGAAGGTGGATGGGTACTCAGAGGTATCAGGCATGAGAGACTGGTCAGAGAGACCAGCCAACCCTGCTTGGGTGTAGCTTTGAAATACTGTTTGTACGTGTGTCCCTTTAGCTGCCACTGCTGAGCATGCCCAGTAGCTTGCTGGGGTCCATGCCCTGCTGCTGGGCCATCTTCTGCACATCGAAGCCCATGTGCATGAGGAACTGAATAACGTTCATCTCTTGTCCTGTGAATTGGTCTCGGATGGTGGGGCAGGTGGGGTTGCAGTGTGGCCACGGGCAGCTGTCTATCAGATGTACGGGGCAGCCTTTGGGTGGAGCCTTATTGTTCCTGTTGTCATGGAGGCTGCGGTCCCAACAGTGCAGTGCTCGGGGCAAGGAAGTGCCTTTAACCTGCACATCAATCCAGTAGCTAGAACACATCACAAGAGGGCGCTGTCAGCTCACGAGTAGAAAGTCTCAAGCACAAAGTTTTGTGTCTCCTGATAGTGATACAATGGAAAAGATACTCACTTTCTCGTGATAACTTCATGTGACAGGCACGCCGGCGCAAACATAGCcctgaaaatagaaataaaaaaagattaatcTGAATCCATGCAATAATCCTACTTTAAGTCTCCTTTCTGCAGGGATTTGGCCTTACGGGACATCTTTGAGTGTGTTCCTCAGCTCAATGCCCAGGTTTTGGATGTAGCGCCACTGGCCTTCCTGCACAGGCTGGCCCGTTAGCTGGATGTTGTCCACCGTCAACTGGGCCTCATCAAAGAGCCACTGGACAACAAACACGGGGCCTGCAGAGGGAGAATGGAGCAGGTTTTTATGGAAGAGTATAGTACTCAGATACGCTCTACGCAAATGTTCTGGGATTGTACGTTGAAGAAGAGCACTGACATTTAATTTACAAGATGTAGATTTTACATAGTAATGAGCGAGATCACAAACTCACTTTTTATTGATGGGAAGACTTTATATCCAAAGAAACAGTTCCACTCTTCTCCTGCGTGGGTTTGCTTGCACCTCTCCGGAACCACCCCACCCCAGTACCTGATCGGGCAAGAGACAAGGACAGAGCTTAGCAACCTGATGTTCTCATCACCTTACTGAAACAGTCCACCTCTTAAATTCTCAGTTGGTTTAATTTTCACTGGCTCCCATACTTAATGCCTCTCTTAATGGTCTCAGTGGGGGCACAGCTGATGGCGTCCACGCAGTCCGTGCAGTGGTACTGCTTGTTGTCCAGGAACCAGCCAGAATCAGATAGGCCTCGCACTTGTATCCCAGTGTGGCCCAGTCCCTCAAGCAGCTCTGCCACACGGTCCACATTCAGAAGGACGCCGGTACCACCCGCACTGCATACAGAAATATGACATTTTCATGTTGCTGATacagaaacatgaatgaaatatACAAGATTTGGGATCtgaaatcacaaacaaaatgttcacacaaGGACACACCTGCTTCCTGCTAATAGGAGAACTTTGGCATTGTCCAGACCTTTGTTCAGCAGGTCCTTCACAACCTCCTGAATAATCAGGGAGCCCATGAAGGCATAGCTACCTgtacacaacacaaagagagTGGAACTGTAgtgaaactttttaaaaagagttatttgcatgtttgttttgatgactCAGTCATTTCttactctgctctgttttggCTGTAGCGCCACTCCACACGTCACTTGAGCAGTACGGGATGAACCTGCACAACCAACATAAAGTTAAAGTCGTGAGCTATGATTGAAAACAGAGCTTcgataaacacacaaaacacgaGTCAACTTACACCATGTTGGCATTCCACCAGTGAGGGTTTTCCTCAGGCAACGGAGACAGGATCCCCGTGCCTGCAGAGACAGATAAACATGTATCATTAGCCATCCCGGCACTCCCAGAcacatcctcttcttcctcatcatcattaccACATGGATTACAGTCATTACACAGCAGTGAGAGAAGGAGGCGTCTCAGTTCCTACAGCAGCGGGCGCCAGGTAACCCCACACCACAGCTACATTATAACGGGGTGTCGGTTGCAATAACACTGCAGATGAGCACAGATACATCCAATCTTTTTAATTACTGAGGGATTACACTAGGATCTGGGTACTTTTATCACCATGTTAGGGAGTCAGAACTTGCTGCAGTTTGAGTAGTGCTTATGGGTGCATAGCGAACCACACATACTAGCTGAGGCTGACCTGTTTTAGTTTGGGGCCACTTGGAGGAGCTCATCAGTCTCCTCATGGTCTCGTACCGGCTGTCACAGTTCTCTTTGGTGAAGCAGTACCAGCCGCCTGGACACAAGGATCATTTCTCATGCAAACTGTCTTGAAGGTATTCATCATTCTCAATTTGGTGCGTATGAAATTTGTTAAAATAGTCCTTAATACTAACCCTCTAAGAATATCAACCACCGTCTGCTCCCTCGAGATTCTTTCAGGTAGTACCTACGAGAGACCAAAGAGTATAAAATCAACACAGCAAATGCTTGACttgtaaaaaatattaaaaatatatatgtgaGTAGAATTCTAAATTCTTCAAGATTTATTTCTCACTACCTGCATAACAATATACATATGAAAAAGGAAGATTTGACCACATTCCCCAGGTTTGACATGGCCCTCTCTCTTCAGAAAGATGAGATAAACACTGAGAAGAAACACCCTCACCCTCCACCATCACATAATGGTATCCAAGCGtgaaatataaacacatatgaCATCATCACTTTCATTTAAACAAGGACATCCTGTTATTTTGTTGATTCCTATCTTTAAAaggtgacagaaaacagcaaaaatgaaatcCTGCCAACATAAATTCAGTGAGCGCGCAGGAGAGAACAGCGCGTACAGTAACGTGATCATCGTGATCAAACAGGAGATAAACGTCATCTCGTCCCCTATCCCGTTATCCTGTAGATGCCAGCAGAAGGTCCTCGTCA of the Scatophagus argus isolate fScaArg1 chromosome 16, fScaArg1.pri, whole genome shotgun sequence genome contains:
- the LOC124073265 gene encoding myeloid-associated differentiation marker-like protein 2, with product MDPRGEHYLNKEAVLSPLGAARMCQLLLGCTIMALVSHSAGYSATYGTFCMFVWCFCFAVTLVVFTLDITRLHTCMPISWDNFTVAFAMLATLMYITASVVYPVYFLQSECPDEGCEVQMYRIAVTVCSSVCCFPYGAEVFLTRAKPGAVVGYMATVSGLLKVVQGFVACIIFGALANDSEYNLYIATQYCVVVYSLCFSVTVIVVIMTVSGRTSALRFPFDRFVVVYTFFAVILYLSAALIWPIFSFDKKYGTTTRPEDCPRGECPWDSKLVVAVFTNVNLILYFVDLVYSQRIRFVSSSAV
- the notum1a gene encoding palmitoleoyl-protein carboxylesterase notum1a; the protein is MTAIRMVSSVLLLVLMQSGALCARRFRGGRNPQPRRAPPPPTYRADRGDTTESFPLDFTAVEENMDNFMTQVKNLAQSLYPCSAQKLDYDMKLNFLENTSVTCNDGSAAGYYLKESRGSRRWLIFLEGGWYCFTKENCDSRYETMRRLMSSSKWPQTKTGTGILSPLPEENPHWWNANMVFIPYCSSDVWSGATAKTEQSSYAFMGSLIIQEVVKDLLNKGLDNAKVLLLAGSSAGGTGVLLNVDRVAELLEGLGHTGIQVRGLSDSGWFLDNKQYHCTDCVDAISCAPTETIKRGIKYWGGVVPERCKQTHAGEEWNCFFGYKVFPSIKSPVFVVQWLFDEAQLTVDNIQLTGQPVQEGQWRYIQNLGIELRNTLKDVPAMFAPACLSHEVITRNYWIDVQVKGTSLPRALHCWDRSLHDNRNNKAPPKGCPVHLIDSCPWPHCNPTCPTIRDQFTGQEMNVIQFLMHMGFDVQKMAQQQGMDPSKLLGMLSSGS
- the pycr1a gene encoding pyrroline-5-carboxylate reductase 1a, whose translation is MSVGFIGAGQLAHALVRGFTAAGVIATHRITASSPDTDLPTVQGLRRLGVNFTTSNKETVSKSDVLFLAVKPHIIPFVLDEIGPDIEDRHLIVSCAAGVTISSIEKKLNQYRNAPKVMRCMTNTPVVVREGATVYATGTHAEVEDGQLLEQLMASVGYCTEVEEDLIDAVTGLSGSGPAYAFTAVDALADGGVKMGLPRRLAVRLGAQALLGAARMLLDSEQHPGQLKDNVCSPGGATIHALHVMESGGFRSLLINAVEASCVRTRELQFLADQEKISPAAIKKTTLDKVLQQPGVTAEAVGVRPRGISMFNSSNTRSKKK